A portion of the Mytilus galloprovincialis chromosome 12, xbMytGall1.hap1.1, whole genome shotgun sequence genome contains these proteins:
- the LOC143053414 gene encoding uncharacterized protein LOC143053414 isoform X2, translating to MSCEMADLIPSTSFESSVMQYVLEDEEAMFFARRTDFLSGRYFLKSKFHETFLTNIQACRRGITRTNYVSGIQGLGKTSSVLYYVLECRKKGDDGIHYFDLEKIISKDKKLKTFTEFSKKFDDGHCVVIDHVTRHNSCYLDNIRELTSEKEINFIFIESGFTASAHYLLDFGKDLQLDEDSFLRIWKRSLESLGYHNCRLTDIGDEVYALFSDRFIMTPKLHHSVLDYFMKRSGLMVTEVLRQYTLDRQNEIASFEVYPSGRKGSSKEYEKFGLHTIILLEYIPDRGECIFTENEASFLKVAVNIFEMKKCRVTRNDLETNLEVLRLDLDEGDFYIKVRHLVPYLANDWRRRLPFHFEEMLEKVAGDEIFAIMFQNGGARKEFKELLLETQQKVGLVILPEIKISETVYLKSDTEHNISQTNRLKFVVMPSQNFRTPDTSLDSYQSDLPENFKGHLRNVALFAVYLKQHIASIGDFVAFPQSQTLMGFDYVVHQQIETEENCPPTKKAKNKQNSVLYLIQVATGSRSHRGDTMGRALEVMKKIFSDWDVTIHAVVIIARDDDKPYTLNRCSFENLSVINLYTRNSDGIQNILQMNRLLYRFYTHLIENKLDATYFGR from the coding sequence ATTCCGAGCACTTCATTTGAATCAAGTGTCATGCAATATGTATTGGAGGACGAAGAAGCAATGTTTTTTGCAAGGAGAACTGATTTTTTATCAGGAAGATACTtcttaaaatcaaaatttcatgaaacattTCTTACAAACATCCAAGCTTGTAGACGGGGTATAACACGCACGAATTACGTGAGTGGAATTCAAGGGTTAGGCAAAACATCATCTGTGCTATACTATGTTTTGGAATGTAGAAAAAAAGGAGATGATGGAATTCATtattttgatttagaaaaaataatttccaaggataaaaagttgaaaacatttactgaattttctaaaaagtttgatgATGGTCATTGTGTTGTTATTGATCATGTGACTAGACACAATTCTTGTTACCTTGACAACATAAGGGAGTTAACCAGTGAGAAAGAAATTAATTTCATATTCATTGAGTCAGGTTTTACAGCAAGTGCACATTATTTACTAGATTTTGGCAAAGATTTGCAGTTGGATGAGGACTCTTTTTTGAGAATCTGGAAAAGATCTTTGGAGTCACTTGGTTATCATAACTGTAGACTAACAGATATTGGGGATGAAGTTTATGCTTTATTTTCAGACAGATTCATCATGACCCCAAAATTGCATCATTCGGTGCTAGATTATTTCATGAAAAGGTCTGGTCTTATGGTTACTGAAGTTTTGAGACAGTACACTTTAGACAGACAAAATGAAATTGCAAGCTTTGAAGTATATCCATCAGGAAGAAAAGGTAGTAGTAAAGAATATGAAAAGTTCGGACTCCATACAATAATTTTACTGGAATATATTCCAGACAGAGGAGAATGTATCTTTACCGAAAACGAGGCAAGTTTTTTAAAAGTGGCTGTGAacatatttgaaatgaaaaaatgcaGAGTCACCAGAAATGATTTAGAAACTAATTTGGAAGTCTTACGACTTGATCTTGATGAAGGAGATTTCTATATTAAGGTCAGGCATCTTGTACCTTATTTAGCAAATGATTGGCGCAGACGACTTCCCTTTCATTTCGAAGAGATGCTTGAAAAAGTAGCCGGTGATGAAATCTTTGCAATTATGTTTCAGAATGGAGGGGCAAGAAAAGAATTTAAAGAACTCCTGTTAGAAACTCAGCAAAAAGTAGGGCTGGTCATCTTACCAGAAATCAAAATTTCGGAAACGGTTTATCTTAAATCTGATACCGAGCATAATATTTCTCAAACAAATAGATTAAAATTTGTGGTCATGCCATCTCAAAATTTTCGGACTCCTGATACATCTTTAGATTCTTACCAAAGTGATTTACCTGAAAATTTTAAAGGTCATCTAAGAAACGTTGCTTTATTTGCTGTATATCTGAAACAACATATAGCATCAATAGGCGACTTTGTTGCTTTTCCGCAATCCCAAACTTTAATGGGATTTGATTATGTTGTGCATCAGCAAATTGAGACTGAAGAAAACTGTCCTCCCACGAAAAAGGCCAAGAATAAACAAAACTCTGTGTTGTACCTTATTCAAGTGGCAACTGGTTCCCGTTCTCATAGAGGGGACACTATGGGTAGAGCTCTCGAGGTGATGAAGAAGATATTTTCTGACTGGGATGTTACCATACATGCTGTTGTTATCATTGCCAGAGATGATGACAAACCTTACACTTTGAATAGGTGTAGTTTCGAAAATCTATCAGTTATTAACTTGTATACCAGGAATTCAGATGGCATTCAGAATATACTACAAATGAACAGGCTCCTGTATAGATTTTATACCCATTTGATTGAGAACAAACTGGATGCAACCTATTTCGGTAGATAG
- the LOC143053414 gene encoding uncharacterized protein LOC143053414 isoform X1 gives MPWNCCIWIVDLLKIPSTSFESSVMQYVLEDEEAMFFARRTDFLSGRYFLKSKFHETFLTNIQACRRGITRTNYVSGIQGLGKTSSVLYYVLECRKKGDDGIHYFDLEKIISKDKKLKTFTEFSKKFDDGHCVVIDHVTRHNSCYLDNIRELTSEKEINFIFIESGFTASAHYLLDFGKDLQLDEDSFLRIWKRSLESLGYHNCRLTDIGDEVYALFSDRFIMTPKLHHSVLDYFMKRSGLMVTEVLRQYTLDRQNEIASFEVYPSGRKGSSKEYEKFGLHTIILLEYIPDRGECIFTENEASFLKVAVNIFEMKKCRVTRNDLETNLEVLRLDLDEGDFYIKVRHLVPYLANDWRRRLPFHFEEMLEKVAGDEIFAIMFQNGGARKEFKELLLETQQKVGLVILPEIKISETVYLKSDTEHNISQTNRLKFVVMPSQNFRTPDTSLDSYQSDLPENFKGHLRNVALFAVYLKQHIASIGDFVAFPQSQTLMGFDYVVHQQIETEENCPPTKKAKNKQNSVLYLIQVATGSRSHRGDTMGRALEVMKKIFSDWDVTIHAVVIIARDDDKPYTLNRCSFENLSVINLYTRNSDGIQNILQMNRLLYRFYTHLIENKLDATYFGR, from the coding sequence ATTCCGAGCACTTCATTTGAATCAAGTGTCATGCAATATGTATTGGAGGACGAAGAAGCAATGTTTTTTGCAAGGAGAACTGATTTTTTATCAGGAAGATACTtcttaaaatcaaaatttcatgaaacattTCTTACAAACATCCAAGCTTGTAGACGGGGTATAACACGCACGAATTACGTGAGTGGAATTCAAGGGTTAGGCAAAACATCATCTGTGCTATACTATGTTTTGGAATGTAGAAAAAAAGGAGATGATGGAATTCATtattttgatttagaaaaaataatttccaaggataaaaagttgaaaacatttactgaattttctaaaaagtttgatgATGGTCATTGTGTTGTTATTGATCATGTGACTAGACACAATTCTTGTTACCTTGACAACATAAGGGAGTTAACCAGTGAGAAAGAAATTAATTTCATATTCATTGAGTCAGGTTTTACAGCAAGTGCACATTATTTACTAGATTTTGGCAAAGATTTGCAGTTGGATGAGGACTCTTTTTTGAGAATCTGGAAAAGATCTTTGGAGTCACTTGGTTATCATAACTGTAGACTAACAGATATTGGGGATGAAGTTTATGCTTTATTTTCAGACAGATTCATCATGACCCCAAAATTGCATCATTCGGTGCTAGATTATTTCATGAAAAGGTCTGGTCTTATGGTTACTGAAGTTTTGAGACAGTACACTTTAGACAGACAAAATGAAATTGCAAGCTTTGAAGTATATCCATCAGGAAGAAAAGGTAGTAGTAAAGAATATGAAAAGTTCGGACTCCATACAATAATTTTACTGGAATATATTCCAGACAGAGGAGAATGTATCTTTACCGAAAACGAGGCAAGTTTTTTAAAAGTGGCTGTGAacatatttgaaatgaaaaaatgcaGAGTCACCAGAAATGATTTAGAAACTAATTTGGAAGTCTTACGACTTGATCTTGATGAAGGAGATTTCTATATTAAGGTCAGGCATCTTGTACCTTATTTAGCAAATGATTGGCGCAGACGACTTCCCTTTCATTTCGAAGAGATGCTTGAAAAAGTAGCCGGTGATGAAATCTTTGCAATTATGTTTCAGAATGGAGGGGCAAGAAAAGAATTTAAAGAACTCCTGTTAGAAACTCAGCAAAAAGTAGGGCTGGTCATCTTACCAGAAATCAAAATTTCGGAAACGGTTTATCTTAAATCTGATACCGAGCATAATATTTCTCAAACAAATAGATTAAAATTTGTGGTCATGCCATCTCAAAATTTTCGGACTCCTGATACATCTTTAGATTCTTACCAAAGTGATTTACCTGAAAATTTTAAAGGTCATCTAAGAAACGTTGCTTTATTTGCTGTATATCTGAAACAACATATAGCATCAATAGGCGACTTTGTTGCTTTTCCGCAATCCCAAACTTTAATGGGATTTGATTATGTTGTGCATCAGCAAATTGAGACTGAAGAAAACTGTCCTCCCACGAAAAAGGCCAAGAATAAACAAAACTCTGTGTTGTACCTTATTCAAGTGGCAACTGGTTCCCGTTCTCATAGAGGGGACACTATGGGTAGAGCTCTCGAGGTGATGAAGAAGATATTTTCTGACTGGGATGTTACCATACATGCTGTTGTTATCATTGCCAGAGATGATGACAAACCTTACACTTTGAATAGGTGTAGTTTCGAAAATCTATCAGTTATTAACTTGTATACCAGGAATTCAGATGGCATTCAGAATATACTACAAATGAACAGGCTCCTGTATAGATTTTATACCCATTTGATTGAGAACAAACTGGATGCAACCTATTTCGGTAGATAG